CGCCTGCACCACAACCGGAGTCCACGCTCAGCCGGCCGGCTATGCCTGAGCCGAAGGCCGAGACCCAACACCCCGCTCCGGCCACTTCGACTCTGCTGCGGCGCCAGGTTCCGGACGTGTCTCCTGCGGACGACATCGAGATCGTCGACGTTGCCGATAGCCGCCCCGCGGCTCCACCGCGCCGAACCACAGAAGCACCGCCGAGCTTCGAACGCCCACGCGATGTCGCGCCCCCCAAACCTGCCCCTGTCATTCCCATTGCGGAGGCTCACGTTGCCGCACCGGCGCCAGCAGAACCGGCTCCCGCCCGCACATCGCTGGGTGCAGCGCTGCTCGCCAGCGGCCTGGTTCGGGGCGGCTCGGAAACCAGCCGCAGCGATCCGCTGGCGCCGTTCCGCCGCATGAGTCAGGCGGAGCGGGTGGCGTTCTTCACCTAAAGCGTCGAGGCTCACAGCTAAAGCATGATCCGGAAAAGTGTGAAGCGGTTTTCCGAAAAGGTCATGCTTAGACAATAAGCTTAAACCGCGAGGATGATCCAAAACCCATCGCGCTTTAGGCGCTCGCGACGATCAGCTTCGCGAACAGCTCTGCATCGACATTGCCGCCCGACAGCACGATGACGGCGGTTTTGCCCTTGGCGTCCAGCCGCCCGGCCAGGAGCGCGGCGAGACCGACGGCCCCGCCCGGCTCGACCACGAGCTTCAGTTCACGGAATGCAAACGCCATCGCCTCACCAACCTCCCGGTCGGACGCCACCGTTCCAGCCGCAACGAGCTGGCGGTTGATCGAAAAGGTCAGTTCGCCAGGATTGGGCGCCATCAGCGCATCACAGATCGTCCGCCCCTTCGCGACGCCATGCTGGCGATGCCCGCTGGCAAACGAGTGCGCGTGATCATCGAATCCCTCCGGCTCAACCGTGATCATCCGGCAGTCAGCGAACGCGGTTCTAATGCCGATCGCGACNCCCGCCATCAGGCCGCCGCCCGATGCGGGCACCGCCACGACGTCCGGCACGACGCCAAGGGCAGTCAGATCGGCGGCGACCTCGCGGCCGATCGTGCCCTGCCCTGCGATGACCTTCGGATCGTCGAACGGCGGTACCAGGGTCGCGCCGCGTTGGCTGCAGATATCCCGCGCGATCGCCTCGCGGTCCTCGCGATCGCGATCATAGAGGACCACCTCCGCGCCGTAGCCCTTGGTGCGCTCACGCTTGGTAACAGGCGAATCCGACGGCATGACGATGACCGCGGGCATGCCAAACAGTTGCGCGGCCGCTGCGACGCCCTGCGCGTGGTTGCCCGACGAGAACGCGACGACGCCAGCCGGCCGCGCTTCCGGCGGGATCGACGAGATCTTATTGAAGGCGCCGCGAAACTTGAACGAACCGGTTCGCTGCAACGGCTCGGCTTTCAGGAAGATGCGCGCTCCGGTCAGCGCATCGAGCGCCGGCGATGACAATAGCGGCGTCCTCACCGCGTAGGGTTTGATGGTCTCGGCTGCGCGCGCGATGTCCGCGGGCGTTACCGGCAATGCGTCAAGGTCGGAAGGCTTGGTGATGCTGGCCATATCCGATGGTTAGGCCATGATCCAGCGAAGGGAAAGTCACATTTGCAAACCGCGCAAGACGCGGGAACGCTCAGGCCGACAGGCGCGTCGGCGTCGCCACGGCCTGCGACTGGCCAGTACCGGTTCGGCCGCGGCTGGCGACAAGGATGTTCCTCAGGAACGCCTGGGCAGACGCATCCCAGCTCCGCTCCAGTGCGAATGCGCGGCAGTCTTCCCGCGAAAGGTCCAGCGCCGCGAGACAGGCGGCTCGCAGATCGTCATTCAGCGCACCGACTGGCACTGTGCCGATCACATCCTTCGGACCCGTGACGGGAAATGCCGCGACCGGAACGCCGCTCGCCAACGCCTCCAAGAGCACGAGGCCGAACGTATCGGTCTTGCTCGGGAAGACGAACACATCCGCCGCCGCATAGGTCTCCGCCAGCTTCTCACCGAACCGCTCGCCCAGGAACATCGCATCCTTGTAGCGCCGCTCCAGGCTCATCCGCTGCGGGCCATCGCCGACAACGACCTTGGTGCCCGGCAGATCGAGATCGAGAAACGCTTCGAGATTCTTTTCGACCGCCACTCTCCCGACCGATAGAAACACCGGCCTTGGCAGGCCGAGATCGACGTCGCGCGGCCGGAACAGGTTCGCATCGACAC
The sequence above is drawn from the Afipia sp. P52-10 genome and encodes:
- a CDS encoding threonine/serine dehydratase, encoding MASITKPSDLDALPVTPADIARAAETIKPYAVRTPLLSSPALDALTGARIFLKAEPLQRTGSFKFRGAFNKISSIPPEARPAGVVAFSSGNHAQGVAAAAQLFGMPAVIVMPSDSPVTKRERTKGYGAEVVLYDRDREDREAIARDICSQRGATLVPPFDDPKVIAGQGTIGREVAADLTALGVVPDVVAVPASGGGLMAGVAIGIRTAFADCRMITVEPEGFDDHAHSFASGHRQHGVAKGRTICDALMAPNPGELTFSINRQLVAAGTVASDREVGEAMAFAFRELKLVVEPGGAVGLAALLAGRLDAKGKTAVIVLSGGNVDAELFAKLIVASA
- a CDS encoding glycosyltransferase family 1 protein; its protein translation is MKVLVATDAWHPQVNGVVQTLTMMSQATQALGVEMVFLTPESFRTVAMPGYTDIRLALPTPAKVARLIEDAKADAIHIATEGPIGLLVRQYCASRGLAVSSSFHTRFPEYVSARLPIPESWVWAVLRWFHSLSGSVMAATPPLAQELTSRGFANVRIWPRGVDANLFRPRDVDLGLPRPVFLSVGRVAVEKNLEAFLDLDLPGTKVVVGDGPQRMSLERRYKDAMFLGERFGEKLAETYAAADVFVFPSKTDTFGLVLLEALASGVPVAAFPVTGPKDVIGTVPVGALNDDLRAACLAALDLSREDCRAFALERSWDASAQAFLRNILVASRGRTGTGQSQAVATPTRLSA